Proteins encoded by one window of Cannabis sativa cultivar Pink pepper isolate KNU-18-1 chromosome 4, ASM2916894v1, whole genome shotgun sequence:
- the LOC115712621 gene encoding protein SIEVE ELEMENT OCCLUSION B: protein MDTKTTAALPPQNLASAYAVPQNQLASTPAAASPYAVPQNQLTTPAAYAPTAALAPTASPHHQNLSSSGVTPHHNLASSGIVPHHQNLSSSGVAPHHNLATSGIVPHHQNMAGSGIGAPLQKIGHAAAAAGILPNNAARFLGSDNRAARSSGFGLDGRSARSALGLDGRASRTLGLDSRAARGGMSDETELSKRIMELHESDEHGLAVKPVLNVIDVIFHRATADLPGFTEHSDIVKDDKANVIYSVANLQDNVEIPARIVSAISCEILSKCSAGVDVHTITMEILNIIKHYGWDSKVLLALVAFAVTFGEFRLVLQQYSTNPLAKAVAILKQLPELLEHSGALKPKLDALYDLIKEIIDVTKKIVDFYDLPRNEYFTAESPELLAAASHIPTAVYWTIRSIVVSSTQILALTGMGIEYLTEPWELSSLAHKLNNIKGHVVDIIERCYKFVEKQKQDEAYEYLVRIFQLTHIDNSKPLRVLFNEDPNALYDCYNKKRIVIEDLKRKVVALFITEVDPELIRSSEYAILQQMYAEKRHSMTRSESQYEVVWVPISNVWNDEKYRVFDRLKEQMEWHSVHHPSAVTPVAPRFFREKWGFVKKPMLVVIDTQGRVVHHNAIHMMCIWGSLAYPFTANREKLLWEDNAWTMDLLIDGLDPSAAEWIQQQKHVCVYGGEDIDWIRKFTRIAKEVARTSGIHLELLYVGKSKPHEKATRNIIDIIQNENLSRTLDWNLIWYFWMRLESMWHSKGQLTTSASVKTDHVMQGIIAILSYGSSSQGWAAISRGFEGMAKGNGEHMYRGLAEHDQWRTRELEVGFVPALIEYLEKLHIDAPHHCTSLILPATGAMPDTVACSECGRLMERYTMFRCCLDY, encoded by the exons ATGGAcacaaaaaccacagcagcccTTCCACCACAAAATTTGGCCTCAGCCTATGCAGTTCCTCAAAACCAGCTGGCCTCAACACCAGCAGCAGCCTCTCCCTATGCAGTGCCACAAAACCAGCTAACAACACCTGCTGCATATGCACCCACTGCGGCCCTTGCACCAACTGCATCACCTCATCATCAGAACCTATCATCATCTGGGGTTACACCGCACCATAACCTAGCCTCCTCAGGCATTGTGCCTCATCATCAGAACCTTTCTTCATCTGGGGTTGCACCGCACCATAACCTAGCCACCTCAGGCATTGTGCCTCATCACCAGAACATGGCTGGGTCCGGGATCGGTGCGCCTCTCCAGAAGATTGGTcatgctgctgctgctgctggaATTCTTCCGAATAATGCTGCACGCTTTTTGGGTTCGGACAACCGAGCTGCTCGCTCATCGGGGTTTGGACTGGATGGCCGCTCTGCTCGTAGCGCACTTGGATTGGATGGGCGTGCTTCTCGCACTCTTGGACTTGACAGCCGTGCAGCCCGTGGTGGAATGTCTGATGAGACTGAACTGAGCAAGAGAATTATGGAGCTTCATGAGTCTGATGAACATGGTCTTGCTGTTAAGCCTGTTCTGAACGTCATCGATGTCATTTTTCACCGTGCCACTGCTGACCTACCAGGATTCACTGAG CATTCGGACATTGTTAAGGATGACAAGGCAAATGTCATATATTCTGTTGCTAATCTTCAAGACAATGTCGAAATCCCAGCTAGGATTGTCAGTGCAATTTCCTGCGAG ATCCTCAGCAAATGCTCCGCTGGAGTGGATGTGCACACCATAACCATGGAAATACTAAACATAATCAAACACTACGGATGGGACTCGAAGGTGCTGCTAGCCTTGGTGGCATTTGCTGTGACCTTTGGCGAGTTTCGCCTTGTCCTCCAGCAATACTCAACCAACCCACTTGCCAAAGCGGTTGCTATTCTCAAACAATTGCCTGAACTTTTAGAGCATTCTGGAGCTTTGAAGCCAAAGCTCGACGCTCTCTATGatctcatcaaggaaatcattGATGTAACCAAGAAAATTGTTGACTTCTATGACCTTCCAAGGAACGAGTATTTTACTGCTGAGTCTCCTGAACTTTTGGCTGCTGCTTCTCATATTCCAACTGCTGTTTACTGGACCATTCGCAGCATTGTCGTTTCTTCAACACAAATTTTGGCACTCACCGGCATGGGCATCga GTATCTAACTGAGCCTTGGGAGCTATCTTCATTGGCCCATAAGCTCAACAACATCAAAGGGCATGTGGTTGACATTATCGAACGCTGTTACAAGTTTGTTG AGAAGCAGAAACAAGATGAAGCATACGAGTATCTTGTGCGTATTTTCCAACTTACTCACATCGATAACTCAAAGCCTTTGAGGGTTTTGTTCAATGAAGATCCGAACGCACTCTACGATTGCtacaacaagaaaagg ATTGTCATTGAGGATTTGAAGAGAAAAGTGGTGGCCTTATTCATCACAGAAGTTGATCCTGAACTCATTCGTTCTTCTGAATATGCAATCTTACAACAAATGTACGCTGAAAAGAGGCACAGCATGACAAGATCCGAGAGTCAATACGAAGTGGTTTGGGTTCCAATCTCAAATGTATGGAATGATGAGAAGTATAGAGTGTTTGATAGGCTAAAAGAGCAAATGGAATGGCACTCGGTTCACCACCCTTCAGCAGTGACCCCAGTGGCCCCAAGATTCTTCAGAGAGAAGTGGGGCTTTGTTAAGAAGCCTATGCTTGTAGTGATCGACACTCAAGGCCGAGTTGTGCACCACAATGCCATTCACATGATGTGTATTTGGGGAAGCCTAGCTTACCCTTTCACTGCCAACAGAGAAAAATTGTTGTGGGAGGATAATGCATGGACCATGGATCTACTCATTGACGGCCTTGACCCTAGTGCTGCTGAGTGG ATCCAACAACAAAAGCATGTTTGCGTGTATGGAGGAGAAGACATTGACTGGATCAGAAAATTCACAAGAATTGCCAAGGAAGTGGCTCGAACATCTGGAATTCATCTAGAGTTACTTTATGTGGGGAAGAGCAAACCTCACGAGAAAGCAACAAGGAACATCATTGACATTATTCAGAATGAGAACTTGAGCAGAACCTTGGACTGGAATCTCATATGGTACTTCTGGATGAGATTGGAGAGCATGTGGCACTCTAAGGGGCAACTTACCACAAGTGCATCTGTCAAGACTGACCATGTCATGCAAGGAATTATTGCCATACTGAGTTACGGGTCGAGCAGCCAAGGTTGGGCCGCCATCAGCAGAGGTTTTGAGGGAATGGCTAAGGGCAATGGGGAGCACATGTACAGAGGCTTGGCTGAGCACGACCAATGGAGAACGAGAGAATTAGAGGTGGGTTTCGTGCCTGCTCTTATTGAGTACCTTGAGAAGCTCCATATCGATGCACCGCACCATTGCACCAGCCTCATTTTGCCAGCCACTGGTGCAATGCCTGACACTGTGGCCTGCTCTGAGTGTGGTCGTTTGATGGAGAGGTACACCATGTTCCGCTGCTGCCTTGACTATTGA
- the LOC115714275 gene encoding protein SIEVE ELEMENT OCCLUSION B gives MAIKQSKGEGVSTHSIFSNNARLLEDKIIETHHSDELTFALKPVLYIIEVIFSRTTTDLHGNVQASLANEKVLYSDHREILFELPSITAAISREVFCDWFKGVAAHNTTMDILQIIRHYRWDAKLVLAVGSFAMNFGGFRLVSELHYTNSIAKAVALLENFPETLELAGILKSKLQDIFLVVKAILDMTKSIIELYELSHNEYFTPESPEIIAATADIPIAVYWTIQSTVDCASQIMSIAAMDHKYLSKSWDLSSLGHKLEMIRSQLVMKINLCYKFIEKKKDDEIFFSFTRVLETSDIDNSKSLNIIFREKDGSQPMLYDCLHQNLVPIEDLKGKVVALYITDLNIVCEDYLILQQIYPEKLDDYSRKENQYEIVWIPVMDNWTKDTYRLFDKVRDQMEWLSVCHPSQLAPQVIRYIRETCNFVKKPLLVVMNTDGRIVHKDATQMMCIWGNQAYPFSLEKELSLWQQRNWTISLLAEGIDQYLPTWIEERKHICLYGGEDMEWIRSFTRTAKGVALRYGIELEMLYAGKNRSRERVVKKLINVTQRERLSKALEWKLISYFWLRMEKMCMSEPPLAIPEQEEVVDEFFIPDDPDFVAPVQGQKYHSIFSGIVNMLSFGSSSKGWAVISGGTEDMLFEADGELLLRALVDHEKWKERAENYGFVRALEIYYHQLCNDLPHCISVILPDTEIKGISCAACNKPMDKMVTYSCCTDRSSYGYD, from the exons ATGGCAATTAAGCAGTCCAAAGGAGAGGGtgtttcaactcattctattttctcaaacaaTGCAAGGTTGTTGGAGGACAAAATTATTGAAACTCATCACTCTGATGAGCTTACATTTGCATTGAAGCCTGTTCTTTACATAATTGAGGTCATATTTTCTCGTACTACAACTGATCTTCATGGAAATGTTCAG GCGAGTTTAGCCAATGAGAAGGTGCTGTATTCTGACCACCGAGAGATATTGTTTGAACTTCCAAGTATAACTGCTGCAATTTCCCGCGAG GTATTTTGTGATTGGTTTAAGGGGGTTGCTGCACACAACACAACAATGGACATACTACAAATTATCAGACATTATAGATGGGATGCAAAGCTGGTACTTGCAGTTGGATCTTTTGCCATGAACTTTGGTGGATTTCGGCTGGTGTCTGAGCTTCACTATACCAATTCAATTGCCAAAGCAGTGGCGCTCCTTGAGAATTTTCCAGAAACATTGGAGTTGGCAGGGATTTTGAAATCAAAGCTCCAAGATATATTTCTTGTGGTCAAGGCAATACTTGATATGACAAAGAGCATTATAGAATTATATGAGCTTTCCCACAATGAATATTTCACCCCTGAATCACCTGAAATTATAGCTGCCACTGCTGATATCCCAATTGCTGTTTACTGGACCATTCAGAGTACAGTGGATTGTGCTTCACAAATTATGAGCATCGCAGCCATGGACCATAA ATACTTATCCAAGTCATGGGATTTATCATCTTTGGGCCATAAGCTTGAGATGATAAGAAGCCAACTTgtaatgaaaattaatctttgTTATAAATTCATTG AAAAGAAGAAAGATGATGAAATATTCTTTTCATTCACAAGAGTTTTGGAAACATCAGATATTGATAACTCGAAATCCCTCAACATTATTTTCCGAGAGAAGGATGGTTCTCAACCTATGCTCTATGATTGCCTCCATCAAAATTTG GTTCCTATTGAAGATCTGAAGGGTAAGGTTGTGGCACTATATATTACAGACCTCAACATTGTCTGTGAAGATTATTTGATCTTACAGCAAATTTACCCTGAAAAGTTGGATGACTACAGCAGAAAAGAGAACCAGTATGAAATAGTTTGGATCCCTGTTATGGATAATTGGACAAAGGATACGTACCGGCTATTTGACAAAGTGAGAGATCAGATGGAATGGCTATCAGTGTGTCATCCTTCTCAGTTAGCACCACAGGTCATCAGGTACATCAGGGAGACATGTAACTTTGTAAAGAAGCCACTTCTTGTCGTGATGAACACTGATGGCAGAATCGTGCATAAGGATGCAACACAAATGATGTGCATTTGGGGAAATCAAGCATATCCTTTTAGTTTGGAAAAAGAATTATCACTCTGGCAGCAACGGAATTGGACAATTTCCCTTCTTGCTGAAGGAATTGACCAATATTTGCCTACTTGG ATTGAAGAAAGGAAACATATATGCTTATATGGAGGAGAAGACATGGAATGGATCCGGAGTTTCACAAGGACTGCAAAAGGAGTTGCACTAAGATATGGGATTGAGCTTGAGATGCTTTATGCAGGTAAGAACAGATCTCGGGAAAGAGTTGTGAAAAAGTTAATCAATGTTACTCAACGTGAAAGGCTAAGCAAAGCGCTTGAGTGGAAACTCATCTCATACTTCTGGCTAAGAATGGAGAAGATGTGCATGTCTGAGCCCCCACTGGCCATCCCAGAACAGGAGGAAGTAGTTGATGAGTTTTTCATTCCAGATGATCCTGACTTCGTGGCACCGGTGCAGGGGCAGAAGTATCATTCTATATTCTCTGGAATCGTTAACATGCTGAGTTTTGGCTCCAGCAGTAAAGGGTGGGCTGTGATCAGTGGAGGAACTGAGGATATGTTGTTTGAGGCTGATGGGGAGTTATTGTTGAGAGCTTTGGTTGATCATGAAAAGTGGAAGGAGAGAGCAGAGAATTATGGATTTGTCAGAGCTCTGGAAATCTACTACCACCAGCTTTGCAATGACCTCCCACACTGTATTAGTGTGATACTGCCTGACACCGAAATCAAGGGAATATCTTGTGCTGCCTGTAACAAACCGATGGACAAGATGGTCACTTATAGCTGCTGCACTGATAGATCTTCATATGGATATGATTAG
- the LOC115714539 gene encoding protein SIEVE ELEMENT OCCLUSION C has protein sequence MAMNLQETNSFTLHSNSTLEDILIEKLLLSHDPDDRRLDSDQLLHAMENIMFYATISEISDLDFIDNDEGKITDIEAFGFKETLSHLINKISHEILCKCSGEGSLHEKTMILFDLLGNYRWDAKAVIVLATFVKSYGEFWLLMQIYPRNTLALSVAMLKQLPSDLSAFTRQFKALSLLMKTVIDLTKCVIKYESLPLSQVKLDKENKSITQYNIYLAVYWIIRSILTCSFQVSALKAMTPVQYSDSTTIATWELSSLVNRLKGMYNNLNHQVEECSKQTESQLYQSLLNNFNEEHNENQEVLQILFATRDNYPLLDCSTQVKLGLPELKNKVVLLLITKPELLPIEELLLLVQQTCDNPYNEILEESYEIVWIPIPDSNSWTDAEKRSFRVLSQSIPWWSIKQPWSLNSGVVTFIKQEWNYRDDPIMVVLDTQGNLSNLNALDLIFIWGAKAYPFSNSREKELWEEQSWNLQLLVDEIDPLITNWVNENRYICIYGSEDIDWILEFNSKLKKIRNSGLQLEMVYVGTRNESEKIQKFLSLIQEEGLRDSLFSLCLTKRRSFWLRLESIIRSKLKLGYSLDTDQALQEASALVNNENSNKSWVAIGRGSSNDIVRVEGSKMMECLNRFLEWEAKVGKLGFLGALRTAIDPPLSDEPCGHESKTIPYGEEEELVEDMRVCEKCKLPWKKFVIYK, from the exons ATGGCCATGAACTTGCAGGAAACAAACTCCTTCACACTTCATTCCAATTCTACATTGGAAGATATTCTGATTGAGAAGCTACTCCTGAGCCATGACCCAGATGACCGCCGTCTTGACTCGGATCAGCTGCTTCATGCCATGGAGAATATCATGTTTTATGCTACTATATCAGAA ATTTCTGATCTAGATTTCATTGACAATGATGAGGGGAAAATCACAGACATTGAAGCTTTTGGATTCAAAGAAACTCTTTCACATCTCATTAACAAGATCTCACATGAG ATACTATGCAAGTGTTCTGGTGAAGGAAGTCTACATGAAAAGACTATGATCTTGTTCGATTTGCTCGGAAATTACAGATGGGATGCTAAAGCAGTTATAGTTCTTGCAACTTTTGTAAAAAGCTATGGTGAATTTTGGCTCTTAATGCAGATATATCCAAGAAACACATTGGCATTATCAGTTGCAATGCTTAAGCAGTTGCCAAGCGATTTGAGCGCCTTCACTCGCCAATTTAAGGCCTTAAGCTTGCTGATGAAGACAGTTATAGATTTAACCAAGTGTGTAATCAAATATGAATCCTTGCCACTTTCACAAGTAAAGTTGGATAAGGAGAACAAGTCTATTACTCAGTATAACATCTACTTAGCTGTTTATTGGATCATCAGAAGCATCTTGACATGTTCTTTTCAAGTCTCAGCTTTGAAAGCCATGACACCTGTGCAA TACTCAGATTCAACAACAATTGCAACATGGGAGCTCTCAAGTCTGGTCAATAGACTGAAAGGCATGTACAATAACCTCAACCATCAGGTGGAGGAATGCAGTAAACAAACAG AGTCACAGCTGTATCAAAGTCTGCTGAATAATTTTAATGAGGAACACAATGAAAACCAAGAAGTGCTTCAAATATTATTTGCCACCAGAGATAACTATCCACTACTAGACTGCTCCACACAAGTAAAG CTTGGTTTGCCAGAACTTAAAAACAAGGTGGTCTTACTTCTGATCACAAAGCCAGAGCTTTTACCTATAGAAGAGTTACTCTTATTGGTTCAGCAAACATGTGATAATCCTTACAACGAAATACTAGAGGAAAGTTATGAAATTGTGTGGATTCCAATTCCAGATTCTAATTCTTGGACTGATGCTGAGAAGAGAAGTTTCAGAGTTCTGTCACAGTCTATTCCTTGGTGGTCAATAAAGCAGCCATGGTCACTCAACTCAGGAGTGGTGACATTTATTAAACAAGAATGGAACTACAGAGATGACCCAATTATGGTTGTTCTAGACACACAAGGAAACCTCTCAAACTTAAATGCATTAGATTTGATCTTTATCTGGGGTGCTAAAGCATACCCTTTttcaaattcaagagaaaaagAGCTTTGGGAAGAACAGAGCTGGAATCTTCAACTTCTGGTAGATGAAATTGATCCCCTAATTACTAATTGG GTGAATGAAAACAGATACATCTGCATTTATGGAAGTGAAGACATTGATTGGATACTAGAGTTTAACTCAAAGCTTAAGAAGATTAGAAACTCAGGTCTTCAGCTGGAGATGGTCTACGTGGGGACAAGGAATGAAAGTGAAAAGATACAGAAATTTCTATCTTTAATTCAAGAGGAAGGTCTGAGAGACTCATTATTTTCTTTGTGTTTAACCAAAAGAAGGTCTTTCTGGCTTCGGTTAGAAAGTATAATAAgatcaaaactcaagcttggttacTCACTTGATACAGATCAAGCTCTACAAGAGGCTTCAGCTCTGGTCAATAATGAAAATAGCAACAAGAGTTGGGTGGCTATAGGGAGAGGATCTTCAAACGACATTGTTAGAGTTGAAGGAAGCAAAATGATGGAGTGCTTAAATAGGTTTCTGGAGTGGGAAGCAAAAGTGGGAAAGTTGGGATTTTTAGGTGCACTTAGAACAGCCATTGACCCTCCACTAAGTGATGAGCCTTGTGGTCATGAATCCAAAACCATTCCTTATggggaagaagaagaattgGTGGAAGACATGAGAGTTTGTGAAAAGTGCAAGCTACCATGGAAGAAGTTTGTCATTTATAAATAA